The DNA segment CATCCAGAGGATTTTCCATGTCGAGTCAACAACCTCAAACGGGCCGCGCGATTGCGCCAAAGGGCCCGCTTGATGCTTATTTCAAAATCAGTGCGCGTGGCAGTAACGTGCGTCAGGAAGTGATCGCCGGGTTAACGACGTTCCTGGCCATGGTGTATTCGGTGATTGTGGTGCCGTCTATGCTCGGTAAAGCGGGCTTCTCGCCGACCGCGGTGTTTGTCGCGACCTGTCTGGTCGCCGGTTTCGGTTCCCTGCTGATGGGGCTATGGGCAAATCTGCCACTGGCGATTGGCTGTGCCATCTCCCTGACGGCGTTTACTGCATTTAGTCTGGTACTCGGTCAGCACATCAGCGTGCCGGTTGCGCTGGGCGCGGTCTTCCTGATGGGCGTGTTGTTCACAATTATCTCGGTCACCGGGATCCGTTCGTGGATATTGCGCAATCTGCCGATGGGTGTTGCGCACGGTACCGGCATCGGTATCGGTTTGTTCCTGCTGCTGATCGCCGCCAACGGTGTCGGGCTGGTGGTCAAAAACCCGTTAGACGGTTTGCCTGTCGCGCTGGGTGCTTTCACCTCTTTCCCTGTGGTCATGACGTTGCTGGGTCTGGCGGTGATTTTCGGCCTTGAAAAACTGCGCGTGCCGGGCGGCATTCTTCTGGTGATCATCGCGATTTCGATTATCGGCCTGATTTTCGATCCGGCAGTGAAATATCAGGGCTTATTCGCGATGCCTTCTCTGGCGGGCGCGGATGGTAAATCAGTGATTTTCGATCTCGACATCATGGGCGCGATGAAAGCGGCAGTCTTGCCAAGCGTTCTGGCGCTGGTGATGACGGCGGTCTTTGACGCCACCGGCACCATCCGTGCGGTGGCCGGGCAGGCTAATCTGCTGGACGAAAAGGGTCAGATCATCAGCGGCGGTAAAGCCCTGACAGCCGACTCCGTCAGCAGCATTTTTGCCTCCCTGGTTGGCGCGTCTCCGGCTGCGGTTTACATCGAGTCAGCCGCAGGCACGGCGGCGGGCGGTAAAACCGGCCTGACCGCCACCGTCGTCGGCGTGTTATTCCTGCTGATGTTGTTCCTCTCTCCGCTCTCCTATCTGGTGCCAGCTTACGCCACCGCCCCAGCGCTGATGTACGTCGGCCTGCTGATGCTGAGCAACGTCAACAAACTGGATTTCACTGATTTTGTCGATGCCATGGCGGGTTTGTTATGCGCGGTATTTATCGTGCTGACCTGTAACATCGTCACCGGCATCATGCTGGGCTTCAGCGCGCTGGTGATTGGCCGTATCTTCTCGGGCGAATGGCGCAAGCTTAACGTTGGGACGGTGATCATCGCGGTAGCGTTGGTGGTGTTTTATGCAGGTGGGTGGGCGATATAAATGCCTGGCCGGGCATTTGGCGGCTTTGGCCGGTTGCACCGGCGGGCTGACTGAGAAAATTTCGGTTTCTTACATGCGGTGATCGCTTAACGCGCTGCGCCCAAACCGCCCAAAGGAGGAAAGTGCTTTTCCTCCTTTGGATTCCTCCTCGCTTTTTTACTTCGCGCTGTCGCTCGCTGGCTATGTTTCAGCAACCGCTGCGACAGGCTGGAAATCTTGCCGCTGCGCGGTTCCCTCTCTCGGTCCTGAAGCCCTGGGTCTTCAGGCCGCTCCGTTCGGCAAGATTTCTGAATCGCCCGCACAATCTTAAATTCAAAACCGATCTGCTTTTCAGAGAGTGAAATGGCGTGATTAAAAATTTTGCTGAACGGAGCGGCTTCGAGACCTGTGGCTCGAAGACCGAGAGAAGGAACCGCGCAGCGGCAATATTTTGCGCCACACACTAATGTACCGAGACATGTCCATCGTACCTGCGATAGCGCGCCGTTTAAAAACGCAGGATTCCAAAGGGTTTCGTTTAAAACCCTTTGGGCCCGTGTGGGCGGCGAGCCCACGGTGTTGACCTTGAACTTGGGTTTAAAAGCGGCTTTAAGCACGCTCTGATTTAAAAGTACGCTTTTTTTGATCTACTATTCCCCCTGTATGTGTCAGACCCTGTCTGATTAAAATCATAAAAACAAGAGTCTAAGGAAAGCATGGAAATATTCTTTACCATTCTGATTTTGATTCTGGTGGTGTCGCTCTCCGGTGTCGTAACCAGAATGTTGCCGTTTCAAATTCCTCTTCCATTAATGCAGATCGCCGTCGGTGCCTTGCTGGCCTGGCCGAATTTTGGTCTGCACGTGGATTTCGACCCGGAACTGTTTTTAGTCCTCTTCATTCCGCCTCTGCTGTTCGCGGATGGCTGGAAAACCCCGACCCGTGAATTCCTCCACCACGGTCGCGAAATACTTGGGCTGGCGCTGGTGCTGGTGCTGCTCACCGTCGTCGGTATCGGCTATCTGATTTATATGATGGTGCCGGATATTCCGCTGGTCGCAGCGTTTGCGCTGGCTGCTGTGCTGTCACCGACCGATGCCGTGGCGTTGGGCGGAATTGTCGGTAAAGGCCGCATTCCGAAGTCGATCATGAGCGTGCTGGAAGGTGAAGCGCTGATGAATGATGCGTCCGGTCTGGTGTCGCTGAAATTCGCCATCGCCGTCGCGATGGGCACGATGATTTTCACCGTCGGCGGCGCGAGCGTCGAGTTCCTGAAAGTCGCCATCGGCGGCCTGATGGCGGGTGTCGCGGTGACGTGGCTGTACAGTAAATCGCTGCGCATCATGAGCCGCTGGAGTGGTGATGATCCGGCGACGCAAATCGTGTTCCTGTTGCTGCTACCGTTCGCGTCTTATCTGATCGCTGAACACATCGGCGTATCGGGCATTCTGGCCGCCGTAGCTGCCGGTATGACCATCAGCCAGTCAGGCATTATCCGCAACGCGCCGCTGGCGATGCGTCTGCGTGCGAACAGCGTCTGGGCGATGCTCGAGTTTGTGTTCAACGGCATGGTGTTCATCATGCTGGGCCTGCAACTGCCGGGCATTTTGGAAAACTCGATCGATCAGGCAACGCATGATCCGTCAATCGTGACCTGGCACCTGTTTGCCGATGTCGGGATTATCTACTTTGCGCTGCTGATCCTGCGTTTCGTCTGGCTGTGGGTGATGAAGAACTTCAGCAACCGCTTCCTGAAAAAGAAACCGCTGCTGTTCGGCAGCTACAGCACGCGTGAGCTGTGGGTGGCGTCGTTTGCTGGTGTGCGCGGGGCAATTACCCTCGCCGGTGTGCTCTCGATTCCGCTATTCCTGGCCGATGGTTCTGCCTTCCCGTCGCGTTATCAGCTGGTCTTTCTGGCGACCGGCGTCATTCTGTTCTCGTTAATTGCCGGTGTGATTGCCTTGCCATTCCTGCTCAAAGGCGTGGTTGTCGCCGATGGCTCGGCGTATCGAGAAGAAGAGCGTATGGCGAAATCTATCGCGGCGGAAGTGGCGATCGAAAGCCTGCACAAGATGGAAGAACGTCTGGCGGCCGATACCGAAGAGAACATCGATGAACAGACGTTGAAGGAAATCAGTTCGCGGGTGATCGGGACGCTGAGGCGAAGGACGGCAAACCGTGATGACATGGAAACCGCACTGAAGCTGGAAAACCTCGAGCGTCGTTTCCGCCTGACCGCGCTGCGCGCTGAACGTGGCGAGCTGTATCACCTGCGCGCCACCCAGAAAATCAGCAACGAGACGCTGCAAAAACTGCTGCATGATCTCGATTTGCTGGAAGCGTTGCTGGTGGAAAAAGAAGTGTAACCCATCCATCCGATGGGTTGAAAAAACCGCGTGCGCTGCAAGGTGTAGGCGGTTTTTTTATATCAGCGTGGCGCCGGTTTCCAGTAATCCCGACAAAGCGTAATCCACGCCTGCGCGCTGTTAGAAAGGTAACTGCCGTCGTGCCAGATAAGGCCGAGCTGCCAAGGCATCAGTGGCTCCAGCGGCAGCCACATCAGCGCGTTTTTATCCAGTCGCTGACAGATAGGTTCGGGCAGTATCGCCACGCCCATACCGGTTTGCACCATCGCGGCTAAAAAGTCCCATTGTCCGCTGCGGGCGGCGATTTTTGGGATGAAACCTTGCGCAGTAAACGCGTCCATCAGTTGCCGGTACAGTGCGAAATCTTCGTTGTAAATCAGGATGCTTTCATCCGCCAGCTCGCTGAGGGCGATGCGGGTACGGTTCTGCCAGTGTGGTGTGCGCGGTACCACCACGCACAGCGGATGACTGAAGAGGAGAAGCGACGCGATAGAAGGCACGGCGTCGGCGGGCAGTGCGGTGAGCGCCAGATCCAGTTCGCCGGAGATGACCGCCTGTTGCACGGTTAGCCCGCCAAATTCAGAGATGACCAGTTCGATACCCGGATATTGTTGACGGAAACTGCCGATCAGCGGCGCAATCTGCGTACCGACCATCGGCGGAATGCCCAGCCGCAGGTGGCCTGATTTCAAAGAATTGATGTCTTCGAGTTCGGCTTCCAGCTGGCGAAACTCTTCGAGGATATTCAGCCCGCGCTGATAGAGCGCCTGGCCGCTGTCAGTCAGCCGTAAGCGCCGTCCTTCGCGGACAATCAGTGTGCATTCGAGCTCCTCTTCCAGATGCCGTAGCATTTTGCTGATGGTCGGCTGGGTGACGAACAGCTTTTCCGCCGCGCGGGTGAAGCTCTGCTGGCGGACTACTTCGACGAAATAACGTAGCGTACGGACGTCCATTTTTAAGTATTCCGTTTGGGAATCATTTTTATGATTTTAATTCATTTCTTTACCGGTTTCCTGCCAGCGTATACTTCATTTCTTCTCTTTTTTCGCCTTCCGAGGTCGTCCCCATGTTGTTGGCGTTGCGCACTAAAGCGCCGTCCCTGTTGATCCGCTGCCAAATCCCCGTTCAGGTGGTTTTATATGCGGTGTTATTCGTGATTGCCGATCGCCTGGTTACCGCGCTGCATCTGCCGCTACCCGCTAACATTGTCGGGATGCTGATGCTTTTGCTGCTGATTATGTTTCGCGTGTTACCACTGAAATGGGTGAAGGCCGGGTCACGGTGGTTGCTGGCTGAAATGCTGCTGTTCTTCGTCCCCGCCGTAGTCGCGGTAGTGAATTACGCGCAGTTGCTGATGATCGAAGGCTGGAAGATTTTTCTGGTGATTGGTATCAGCACTGTGCTGACGCTTGGCGCAACGGCGTTAGTCGTGGAACGGGTTTACCGGTTGGAACAGCGTCTGGCGGCGAGGAAGGCATCCCGTGACTGATTTGCTCATCAGTATTTTGTGTTTTGTCATCACGCTTGGCCTGTATTACGCCAACAAAAAACTTTACCGCCACCGCCGCACATTACTTCTGATGCCGTTGGTATTCACGCCAATTGTGCTGGTGGTGTTGCTGGTGGCGACACGCACGTCCTATCAGGATTATATCGGCGAAACCCACTGGCTGCTGTGGCTGCTTGGGCCGTCAACTATTGCCTTCGCGGTGCCGGTGTATGAAAACATGGCGGTGATCCGCCGCCACTGGATGTCTCTCAGCGCGGGCGTGTTGACGGCTATCGTTGTAGCGGTTAGCAGCTCCGTCTGGCTGGCGAGAATGTTGACGCTGCCGGAAGAAATCCAGCGCAGTCTGGCGGTGCGTTCGATTACCACGCCGTTCGCACTGGCCGCGGCAAAACAAATGGGCGGACAGCCGGATCTGGTGGCGCTGTTTGTGGTGATTACCGGTGTATTCGGCATGGCCGTCGGCGATATGTTATTTCTTCGTCTGGCGGTGAAAAGCGGTCTCGCTAAAGGCGCCGGATTCGGGGCCGCATCGCATGGTGCAGGCACGGCCAGAGCCTATGAACTGGGCGCGGAAGAAGGCGTAGTCTCGAGTCTCGTGATGATGTTGGCGGGGGTTGTGACGGTGGTGATTGCGCCGATGATCGGGGTAGTGATGTGGTGATGATCTTTTGAAAAAGATCTGAAACTTTAAGTTCAAATTCAAATTCAAATTCAAATTCAAGGTCGTGGGCGTCGGCCCACACCGACCAGAGACCCGGTAACGCGCGGGCCTCTGGACTCCGCGCTTTTTTAACTGCGCGCTCCGCTCGCAAGCTATGTTTCAGGTACCGCAACTACAGCCGCAAAATCCCGCCGCTGCGCGGTGCCCTCCGTTCGGGTTACAACCCGCGCAAAAAGACGCGCGGTTTTCCACCTCTCCTCCGGCGTGATTTTTGAACGCGGCTTCAGGCCTATACTTCGCAACCTCACAACCTTCTTTTCTGAGGGCGATTCAGACATCTTGCTGAACGGAGCGGCCTGGAGACCAAAGGCTCCAGGACCGAGAGAAGGAACCGCGCAGCGGCAAGATTTCCAGCCTGTCACTGTGGTGGCTGAAACATGGCCAGCGAGCAATAGCGCGTGTTGAAAAAGCGAGGGGAAATCCAAAAGGGGAAAAGCACTTTCCCCTTTTGGGCGGTTTCGGCGCAGCGCGATAAGTGCTCACCGCTATTGAGAAACCGAAACGTTCACTATGCCGTTTAGATGCCGGTCAAGCTGCGGCCTCAGCTTAATGAATCACCTGTGACAGAAACTCTCTTGTCCTCGCCGATTTAGGATTTGCAAAGAATTCCAGCGGCGGCGCTTCTTCCACGATCTCACCGCGATCCATAAAGATCACCCGGTCGGCCACCGTCCGCGCAAATCCCATCTCATGCGTCACGCATAACATCGTCATGCCTTCTTCTGCTAAACCGATCATGGTGTCTAAGACTTCTTTCACCATTTCCGGATCCAGTGCGGACGTCGGTTCGTCGAACAACATGATCTTCGGCTTCATGCACAGCGAACGAGCGATGGCAACGCGCTGTTGCTGGCCGCCGGAAAGCTGGCCGGGGAATTTGTGGGCGTGTTCGGCGATGCGCACGCGTTTTAGATAGTGCATTGCCAGCTCTTCCGCCTCTTTTTTCGGCATCTTACGCACCCAGCACGGCGCCAGCGTACAGTTCTGCAACACGGTCAGGTGCGGGAACAGATTGAAGTGCTGGAACACCATGCCAACTTCCGTGCGGACGCGTTCGATATTACGCAGGTCGTCGTTCAGTTCGGTGCCATCAACGATAATGCGGCCTTGCTGATGCTCTTCGAGATGGTTGATGCAACGAATGGTCGTTGATTTACCGGAGCCAGACGGACCACACAACACGATGCGCTCGCGCGGTTTGACGCTCAGATTAATGTCTTTCAATACGTGGAACTGTCCGTACCACTTATTCACGTTTTCCAGCGTGATCATCATATTTTGGTTTTCAGTGACTTGATGGTCGCTCATGGTTTACCTCAGTGTGCGGAACGTCCGGTGTGAAAGCGTCTTTCCAAATGCTGGCTATAACGCGACATGCTAAAACAGAAAATCCAGTAAACGGCGGCGGCGAAGACATAGCCTTCGGTCGACATACCGAGCCATTCCGGGTCAACGGTGGCTTGCTGTACGCTGCTGAACAAATCAAACAGGCCGATGATGATCACCAGACTGGTGTCTTTAAACAGCGCGATAATGGTGTTGACCAGGCCCGGTATCACCATTTTCAACGCCTGCGGCAGAATAACTAATCCCTGCGTTCTCCAGTAGCCCAGCGCCAGCGATTCGGCTGCTTCGGTCTGACCTTTCGGCAACGCCTGTAAGCCACCACGCACCACTTCTGCGACATAGGCAGACTGGAACAGCACCACCCCAACCAGCGCACGCACCAGTTTGTCGATGTTGGTTCCTTCGGTCATGAACAGCGGCAGCATCACAGAGGACATGAACAGCACGGTGATGAGCGGAACGCCTCGCCAGAACTCAATGAAAATTACCGACAGTATGCGCACGATAGGCAGACGCGAACGTCGCGCCAACGCCAGTAAAATCCCCAGAGGTAACGCCCCTGCAATACCGACGGCGGCGATGATAAGCGTCAGCGTCAGGCCACCCCACTGGCGGGTTTCCACGCGGCTCAGACCAAAGAATCCGCCGTACAGCATGAACCAGGTGAAGATCGGGAAAAGAACGATCCACACCGCGATATAACGTCCGCGGCGCGGCATCGCTTTAAAGAAGATGGGTGCAAGAGTCAGCAGCCCGACAATCAGCGTGACGTTG comes from the Enterobacteriaceae bacterium Kacie_13 genome and includes:
- a CDS encoding permease, encoding MSSQQPQTGRAIAPKGPLDAYFKISARGSNVRQEVIAGLTTFLAMVYSVIVVPSMLGKAGFSPTAVFVATCLVAGFGSLLMGLWANLPLAIGCAISLTAFTAFSLVLGQHISVPVALGAVFLMGVLFTIISVTGIRSWILRNLPMGVAHGTGIGIGLFLLLIAANGVGLVVKNPLDGLPVALGAFTSFPVVMTLLGLAVIFGLEKLRVPGGILLVIIAISIIGLIFDPAVKYQGLFAMPSLAGADGKSVIFDLDIMGAMKAAVLPSVLALVMTAVFDATGTIRAVAGQANLLDEKGQIISGGKALTADSVSSIFASLVGASPAAVYIESAAGTAAGGKTGLTATVVGVLFLLMLFLSPLSYLVPAYATAPALMYVGLLMLSNVNKLDFTDFVDAMAGLLCAVFIVLTCNIVTGIMLGFSALVIGRIFSGEWRKLNVGTVIIAVALVVFYAGGWAI
- a CDS encoding Na+/H+ antiporter, which encodes MEIFFTILILILVVSLSGVVTRMLPFQIPLPLMQIAVGALLAWPNFGLHVDFDPELFLVLFIPPLLFADGWKTPTREFLHHGREILGLALVLVLLTVVGIGYLIYMMVPDIPLVAAFALAAVLSPTDAVALGGIVGKGRIPKSIMSVLEGEALMNDASGLVSLKFAIAVAMGTMIFTVGGASVEFLKVAIGGLMAGVAVTWLYSKSLRIMSRWSGDDPATQIVFLLLLPFASYLIAEHIGVSGILAAVAAGMTISQSGIIRNAPLAMRLRANSVWAMLEFVFNGMVFIMLGLQLPGILENSIDQATHDPSIVTWHLFADVGIIYFALLILRFVWLWVMKNFSNRFLKKKPLLFGSYSTRELWVASFAGVRGAITLAGVLSIPLFLADGSAFPSRYQLVFLATGVILFSLIAGVIALPFLLKGVVVADGSAYREEERMAKSIAAEVAIESLHKMEERLAADTEENIDEQTLKEISSRVIGTLRRRTANRDDMETALKLENLERRFRLTALRAERGELYHLRATQKISNETLQKLLHDLDLLEALLVEKEV
- a CDS encoding LysR family transcriptional regulator produces the protein MDVRTLRYFVEVVRQQSFTRAAEKLFVTQPTISKMLRHLEEELECTLIVREGRRLRLTDSGQALYQRGLNILEEFRQLEAELEDINSLKSGHLRLGIPPMVGTQIAPLIGSFRQQYPGIELVISEFGGLTVQQAVISGELDLALTALPADAVPSIASLLLFSHPLCVVVPRTPHWQNRTRIALSELADESILIYNEDFALYRQLMDAFTAQGFIPKIAARSGQWDFLAAMVQTGMGVAILPEPICQRLDKNALMWLPLEPLMPWQLGLIWHDGSYLSNSAQAWITLCRDYWKPAPR
- a CDS encoding CidA/LrgA family protein; its protein translation is MLLALRTKAPSLLIRCQIPVQVVLYAVLFVIADRLVTALHLPLPANIVGMLMLLLLIMFRVLPLKWVKAGSRWLLAEMLLFFVPAVVAVVNYAQLLMIEGWKIFLVIGISTVLTLGATALVVERVYRLEQRLAARKASRD
- a CDS encoding LrgB family protein; the encoded protein is MTDLLISILCFVITLGLYYANKKLYRHRRTLLLMPLVFTPIVLVVLLVATRTSYQDYIGETHWLLWLLGPSTIAFAVPVYENMAVIRRHWMSLSAGVLTAIVVAVSSSVWLARMLTLPEEIQRSLAVRSITTPFALAAAKQMGGQPDLVALFVVITGVFGMAVGDMLFLRLAVKSGLAKGAGFGAASHGAGTARAYELGAEEGVVSSLVMMLAGVVTVVIAPMIGVVMW
- a CDS encoding ATP-binding cassette domain-containing protein, which produces MSDHQVTENQNMMITLENVNKWYGQFHVLKDINLSVKPRERIVLCGPSGSGKSTTIRCINHLEEHQQGRIIVDGTELNDDLRNIERVRTEVGMVFQHFNLFPHLTVLQNCTLAPCWVRKMPKKEAEELAMHYLKRVRIAEHAHKFPGQLSGGQQQRVAIARSLCMKPKIMLFDEPTSALDPEMVKEVLDTMIGLAEEGMTMLCVTHEMGFARTVADRVIFMDRGEIVEEAPPLEFFANPKSARTREFLSQVIH
- a CDS encoding ABC transporter permease subunit (The N-terminal region of this protein, as described by TIGR01726, is a three transmembrane segment that identifies a subfamily of ABC transporter permease subunits, which specificities that include histidine, arginine, glutamine, glutamate, L-cystine (sic), the opines (in Agrobacterium) octopine and nopaline, etc.); amino-acid sequence: MTMTTLPPGVRAVKPGTPLGTAVLWARKNLFSSWFNSLLTVFCLWLMWLVIPPMLNWIVFQANWVGTTRADCTKAGACWVFIHARFGQFMYGLYPFDQRWRINVTLIVGLLTLAPIFFKAMPRRGRYIAVWIVLFPIFTWFMLYGGFFGLSRVETRQWGGLTLTLIIAAVGIAGALPLGILLALARRSRLPIVRILSVIFIEFWRGVPLITVLFMSSVMLPLFMTEGTNIDKLVRALVGVVLFQSAYVAEVVRGGLQALPKGQTEAAESLALGYWRTQGLVILPQALKMVIPGLVNTIIALFKDTSLVIIIGLFDLFSSVQQATVDPEWLGMSTEGYVFAAAVYWIFCFSMSRYSQHLERRFHTGRSAH